The Kordia sp. SMS9 DNA window TTGAAGTTTGACAATACTTTTATATTTAATGGTTAGCGGATGCACCACCAAACTAATAACAAGGACATATACCAACACAAAACTGATGGTTGTATAGAGGTAGATTCTATAATTTTTCATGAAAGATCACTATTCTTATTTACAACACTAAAATACTATTTCGAATGATTTTATCACTAAAACCCACGGGTTATTATTCCTTTTTACACGGTTATTTTCCGTTTTAGAAAGTTTGAACATCTTATACCGTAAGGAAAATAGTATTTTTACATTATTATTTCACACAAATTAATTATATCCTCAGAAAACTTTTTTTCCTGTTATGGCATTAAAAAAGCGACATACACTTATATTTGCAATCATTTTCACGGCGATGGGTTTGATTTGGGTGTTTTTGTATGTGAATAGAGGAATTGCAGATACGACAAAGATTCAGGCAGCAGAAACGTTTACTACGAATGAACTTTTGTCAAAGTTTCAACACAAGCAAGAAAAACTCGAAGATTTTATAGAAAAGGTGATTGAGATTGAAGGAGAAATTAAAGAAATTACCTTTCAGGACGGGAAATATAGTTTAATTTTAAAAGGTGAATCAGATATTAACTATATATTGTGCGAAATGCAAGCCAATCAAAATAGTGATGTTGTCAAACTTGAAGCTGGACAGCATATACAATTGAAAGGAATTTTAAAAGGATTTTTGATGGATGTGATCCTATTGCATTGTGTAATTATATAAGCAGCATTGTATGAATAAATTTTTACTAGTCGTTATTTTTAGTAGCTTTTTTAGCTTGACGGTTATTTCACAAACCAGCGAATTTATTGAAAGACAAGGACAAGTTACCTTTTTCTCGTATACTTCTGTAGAAAATATTCAAGCGACCAACAATCAAGTATTGAGTCTTTTTAATCCAAATTCGCAAGAAATTGCAGTGAGTATTTTGATGCGTGCGTTTGTGTTTAAAAAATCGTTGATGCACGAGCATTTTAACGAAAGTTATATTGAATCTGATTTGTATCCAAAAGCTTCCTTTAGCGGGAAAATTACAGGTTTTGATACTACTGAAACCGAACCACAAACACGAATCATAAAAGGAAATTTTACCCTAAAAGACAGCACCAAACCAGTAGATGTCAAAGCAACTATTGTAAAAACTGAAGAAGGCTATACCATTTCGGGAACCTT harbors:
- a CDS encoding YceI family protein; this translates as MNKFLLVVIFSSFFSLTVISQTSEFIERQGQVTFFSYTSVENIQATNNQVLSLFNPNSQEIAVSILMRAFVFKKSLMHEHFNESYIESDLYPKASFSGKITGFDTTETEPQTRIIKGNFTLKDSTKPVDVKATIVKTEEGYTISGTLDIMIDDYNIEVPPLLSPNISKKIEVTFNFNYASYEK